Proteins encoded within one genomic window of Trichoderma asperellum chromosome 2, complete sequence:
- a CDS encoding uncharacterized protein (EggNog:ENOG41~TransMembrane:1 (i142-165o)) — MGSSSLLEQFGDAVSQSGRSSRHHHHTSSRRHSHKKRRSHSESRSPPPRSRSRSRSRSRSRSRTRGGGIFGGGGSSYRKNNGSRGSFFGLGGNNSRSSLFGNRRPSYYKRSPREGFMQRCLKQLKRLLRDLQHYAKRHPWKVFFLVIVPLVTGGALTALLARFGLRIPPSIERMLGVAKRAATGDPFTAVNDAVRMAGEYGNGSSNAVQSYVRGSRVERGRSGDMRWERKASYYDDIERQGGGLVEGIRNGVSKFFS; from the exons ATGGGTTCGTCAAGCCTCCTCGAGCAGTTCGGCGACGCCGTCAGTCAAAGCGGCCGCTCGTctcgtcaccaccaccacaccagcagccgccgccacagcCACAAGAAGCGTCGCTCGCACTCTGAGTCGcgctcgccgccgccgcgctcCCGATCAAGATCCAGATCCAGATCCAGATCTCGCTCCCGGACCCGTGGCGGTGGGATTttcggcggcggtggcagcagctaCCGCAAGAACAATGGCTCGCGCGGCTCGTTCTTCGGCCTGGGCGGCAACAACAGCCGCTCCAGCCTGTTTGGAAACC GCCGCCCTTCGTACTATAAGCGCTCTCCCCGCGAGGGCTTCATGCAGCGCTGcctcaagcagctcaagcgCCTCCTCCGCGACCTCCAGCACTACGCCAAGCGCCACCCGTGGAaggtcttcttcctcgtcatcgtGCCTCTCGTCACTGGAGGTGCCCTGACCGCGCTGCTCGCGCGCTTCGGCCTCCGCATCCCGCCATCTATCGAGCGCATGCTGGGCGTGGCCAAACGCGCCGCAACTGGCGATCCCTTTACCGCCGTCAACGACGCTGTCCGCATGGCGGGCGAGTacggcaacggcagcagcaatgccgTCCAGTCGTACGTCCGGGGAAGTCGCGTCGAGCGCGGCCGCAGCGGCGACATGCGGTGGGAGCGCAAGGCCAGCTACTACGATGACATCGAGCGACAAGGCGGCGGCTTGGTAGAAGGCATCCGCAACGGCGTATCGAAGTTCTTTTCATGA
- a CDS encoding uncharacterized protein (EggNog:ENOG41): MSGEDDEDDYMNMTFEDPTPAKESSVQRAQRLKKESRARGIIKSKAELAQEEAAAREKALSTSLLDDPRSKKSKGLAMMAKMGFKGGSLGRKTEDGQSAGKSEPIQISMKEDRGGIGLDSEKKRKLQEAFEERDAKSVKVDPNEYRERMRMEREDARLEVQLHAAQRTAERLDDEKAGKEDTPEPTSSSEEAETSESKQRPISSRPLKSFPVVYRGLIRHREERERDRRMRHDLEQSLSRLPTYESGDEDEDDKKALGKKHTIYATADDLDEVDEELDEFNALDAGTRLSRLVMYLRETHWYCFWCKMAYPNAEMDGCPGLTEEDHD, translated from the coding sequence ATGTCtggtgaagacgatgaagatgattaCATGAACATGACGTTTGAAGATCCTACCCCAGCGAAAGAGTCCTCAGTTCAGCGCGCTCAGCGTCTTAAAAAGGAATCCCGCGCTCGGGGCATCATTAAATCCAAGGCAGAGCtcgcccaagaagaagctgctgcgagaGAAAAGGCACTCTCAACCTCCCTGCTGGATGACCCACGCtcaaaaaagagtaaaggcCTTGCCATGATGGCAAAGATGGGCTTCAAGGGTGGCAGTCTGGGGAGAAAGACTGAAGACGGCCAAAGCGCCGGCAAGTCAGAGCCTATCCAAATCAGCATGAAGGAAGACCGTGGCGGCATTGGCTTGGacagcgagaagaagagaaagcttcAAGAAGCATTTGAGGAGCGAGATGCCAAGTCCGTCAAAGTCGATCCTAATGAGTACCgcgagaggatgaggatggagagagaggacgCCAGACTGGAAGTGCAACTCCATGCTGCACAACGCACGGCGGAGAGGTTGGACGATGAAAAGGCTGGAAAAGAAGACACACCCGAGCCAACGTCATCTTccgaagaagcagaaaccTCTGAGTCGAAACAGCGTCCGATATCATCTCGCCCGCTCAAGTCTTTCCCCGTTGTCTATCGAGGCTTGATTCGACACCgtgaagaaagagagcgtGATCGGCGGATGAGGCATGACTTGGAGCAGTCCCTCTCTCGGTTGCCGACATACGAAAGCggtgacgaggacgaagacgacaaAAAGGCCCTGGGCAAGAAACACACTATATACGCCACTGCGGATGATCTGGATGAggtggatgaagagctggacgAATTTAATGCCCTTGATGCTGGCACTAGGTTGAGCCGTCTGGTTATGTACTTGCGAGAGACGCATTGGTATTGCTTTTGGTGCAAAATGGCGTATCCGAATGCTGAGATGGACGGGTGTCCGGGTTTAACGGAGGAAGATCACGATTAA
- a CDS encoding uncharacterized protein (EggNog:ENOG41), whose amino-acid sequence MRGTGRKQRGTARGVQKASAGDPTIVIGIDFGTTFSGVAWARSSRPEQVNIITSWKSRFNFNSDKEKVPTIISHEEKDGAPLWGYVAPQGSASIQWFKLCLLDKEDIPQYQRGSEHLKAAMASLEKSNAHVVDVISDYLRELWQYTMNCIERAEGASIVDVSAFKVVVTLPAIWPAYAQFRMKEAVERAGILNIRGVFDTALEFISEPEAAALAALQDLSDRADMVPGDHFVVCDAGGGTVDVITYTIVSKDPIRVKESVRGDGKLCGATFVDERFRNLLRQKIPSSTWERLGEDGIARLMNNEWENGIKPQFNDDGRKWSIQALVSSRKRDHEQYISSDISIHNYEIVNVFHPITSQIVELVTAQVNEVKMRYKKQAKFVILVGGFGRCHYLYNCLIEGLRGKVEVLQSSGARPWTAVCRGAAIRGLEQSDGKTESAICSRIARASYGTMCNVIPWSEKDHSIQDREWCSIARVYMAADQASWFLRIGETITVGKSIELGFSQDFESPASEIVTNLIYSNSPQPSERCDDTVKELCQLRWSRIPKFDDLPTWTNNKGRIIRRLSYVIKMTSNGVSLDFEISHDDRIVASKNVAADYSESGTAAHRHAGHLGDDNSGTYVPPGKGPGGWDDEFDDD is encoded by the exons ATGCGAGGAACTGGCCGAAAACAAAGAGGCACCGCCAGAGGGGTGCAGAAAGCTTCTGCAGGAGATCCTACCATTGTCATAGGCATAGACTTTGGGACCAC TTTCTCCGGTGTCGCGTGGGCTCGATCGAGCCGACCAGAACAAGTCaatataataactagctgGAAATCTCGCTTCAATTTTAACAGCGACAAGGAAAAAGTACCAACCATAATCTCTCACGAGGAGAAAGATGGCGCACCTCTTTGGGGCTATGTCGCTCCACAGGGATCGGCCTCCATCCAATGGTTTAAGCTCTGTCTTCTGGATAAAGAAGACATACCGCAGTATCAAAGAGGTTCAGAACATCTTAAAGCCGCAATGGCTTCACTAGAAAAGTCCAACGCCCATGTTGTGGATGTTATCAGCGACTACCTACGAGAGTTATGGCAGTATACCATGAACTGCATTGAGCGAGCTGAGGGAGCATCAATAGTCGATGTTTCCGCGTTCAAAGTGGTTGTCACTCTACCAGCGATCTGGCCTGCATATGCTCAGTTTCGAATGAAAGAGGCAGTTGAAAGAGCAGGAATCTTGAACATTCGTGGCGTTTTTGATACTGCTCTGGAGTTTATTTCAGAGCCTGAAGCGGCGGCATTGGCAGCTTTGCAAGATCTGTCTGATAGGGCAGATATGGTG CCCGGTGATCATTTTGTCGTCTGTGATGCTGGTGGAGGCACTGta GATGTGATCACATATACTATCGTCAGTAAAGATCCAATCAGAGTTAAAGAAAGCGTCAGAGGAGATG GAAAGCTCTGTGGCGCTACGTTTGTGGACGAGCGTTTCCGAAATCTCCTTAGGCAAAAGATCCCTTCAAGTACCTGGGAAAGACTTGGAGAAGACGGAATAGCTCGTCTTATGAACAATGAATGGGAGAATGGCATAAAGCCACAGTTCAACGACGATGGCCGCAAGTGGTCGATACAAGCCCTCGTCAGTTCACGGAAGAGAGATCACGAACAATACATTTCTTCAGATATCAGTATTCACAA TTATGAAATTGTCAACGTGTTTCACCCCATAACCAGCCAGATTGTGGAACTTGTAACAGCTCAAGTTAACGAAGTGAAGATGCGGTACAAAAAGCAGGCCAAG TTTGTGATCTTAGTCGGTGGTTTTGGGCGATGCCACTATCTATATAACTGTCTGATTGAAGGTCTTAGGGGCAAAGTAGAGGTTTTACAGAGCTCTGGAGCACGGCC CTGGACGGCCGTCTGCCGCGGCGCGGCTATCAGAGGGCTTGAACAATCTGATGGCAAAACCGAGTCCGCGATTTGCTCGAGGATTGCCAGAGCCAGTTACGGTACAATGTGCAACGTGATACCGTGGTCTGAAAAAGACCATAGTATCCAAGATCGGGAGTGGTGCTCGATCGCACGAGTGTATATGGCCGCTGACCAAGCCTCCTGGTTTCTGCGTATT GGCGAGACTATAACCGTGGGTAAATCCATCGAACTAGGATTCAGTCAAGATTTCGAATCACCAGCTAGCGAAATTGTCACAAACCTGATCTACTCCAACAGCCCGCAACCATCAGAACGATGCGATGATACCGTCAAAGAGCTCTGCCAGTTACGCTGGTCGAGGATCCCCAAATTCGATGATCTCCCAACATGGACGAATAACAAGGGCCGCATCATCAGGAGACTCTCCTATGTGATCAAGATGACTTCCAACGGCGTGTCCTTGGATTTTGAGATTTCACACGACGACAGAATTGTCGCATCGAAAAATGTCGCGGCTGATTATAGCGAGAGTGGCACTGCAGCACACCGGCATGCTGGACATCTTGGCGACGACAATAGTGGCACCTATGTGCCTCCTGGAAAGGGGCCAGGAGGCTGGGACGACgaatttgatgatgattaA
- a CDS encoding uncharacterized protein (EggNog:ENOG41): MPPRGIRSPGGGREVLESSQIDVENLVIETPTASSLLRAQDKECQDSDGEDRSVTDEADGNYQENIVSSKPLIVLKTSRVLRSNAVKHEPMQPGSPTSSQIETPNLAKRGREKHDDVATRPEKRVKKPAVDAKIEKYEKAFDEWLEDYKSKTQGLETFKTKNQELCMENNTLKKGLKKAQQDQKRMEALHSSEISLLQSECSKLRKKLEAAIDASKQDNLKYTKVSDSDITAEWGKLSFNIRDLVSQCLTKHPANENDEIETLMKRMKRFLPLSYCNVASLRAAVLRRMIWYIIKSAVFSGMRPIWYGAAGQMLTQVVYMASQGYINKSHCLNMASQMKQRAVASLNEDPQLHEKAEGAIYLLLEATKATVSKFIPDPMMALFEVKMKKIIMDAIDLHAMMMNSKAIFLQRWLGDDNNRSFTIYNREMMESMQSDVDTYTSRYVVEFVEAPGLVKYGNADGEDFEFNMILCKSSVIIRENGARSTLEDKTVHRAACDDKDFGKATAGSKSELEQ, translated from the exons ATGCCACCACGAGGTATCAGGAGTCCTGGTGGAGGACGCG AAGTTTTAGAATCTTCGCAAATCGATGTGGAGAATCTAGTTATTGAGACGCCAACCGCGTCATCACTGCTGCGAGCTCAAGATAAAGAGTGCCAAGATAGTGATGGGGAAGACCGCTCTGTCACCGATGAAGCAGATGGAAATTATCAAGAAAATATTGTTTCCAGCAAGCCACTCATTGTACTTAAAACTTCGCGAGTCCTCCGTTCGAATGCGGTCAAACATGAGCCAATGCAACCAGGTTCGCCGACATCGAGTCAAATTGAGACTCCAAACTTGGCGAAACGGGGTCGCGAGAAACACGATGATGTGGCCACACGTCCTGAAAAACGCGTCAAGAAACCTGCGGTCGATGCCAAAATTGAAAAGTATGAGAAGGCCTTTGATGAGTGGCTGGAAGACTACAAATCGAAAACTCAAGGCCTTGAAACCTTCAAAACTAAGAACCAGGAGTTATGCATGGAGAATAATACTCTTAAGAAAGGACTTAAGAAGGCACAACAAGACCAGAAACGAATGGAAGCGCTGCATAGCTCGGAGATCTCCCTATTACAAAGCGAGTGTAGTAAACTGAGAAAAAAGCTAGAAGCTGCCATTGATGCTTCGAAACAGGACAATCTCAAGTATACCAAAGTTTCGGATTCTGACATCACCGCAGAATGGGGGAAATTATCCTTTAACATCCGCGACCTAGTCTCCCAGTGCTTAACCAAGCATCCCGCCAATGAGAATGACGAAATCGAGACCTTGATGAAACGGATGAAAAGGTTCTTGCCTCTATCCTATTGCAATGTTGCAAGCTTACGAGCTGCTGTGCTTCGGCGAATGATATGGTATATAATCAAGTCCGCTGTATTCTCGGGGATGCGGCCCATCTGGTACGGAGCGGCCGGGCAGATGTTGACACAGGTCGTGTATATGGCAA GTCAAGGATATATCAACAAGTCCCATTGCCTCAATATGGCCAGTCAAATGAAACAGAGAGCAGTCGCTAGTCTCAATGAAGACCCCCAGCTCCATGAAAAAGCTGAAGGAGCTATCTATTTATTGCTCGAAGCTACCAAAGCTACAGTTTCGAAGTTTATTCCTGATCCGATGATGGCGCTCTTTGAagtcaagatgaagaaaatcaTTATGGACGCGATTGATCTCcacgccatgatgatgaattcAAAGGCTATTTTCTTGCAGCGGTGGCTTGGAGATGATAACAACAGGAGCTTCACTATCTATAACCGAGAAATGATGGAATCTATGCAAAGCGATGTAGACACCTACACATCTCGCTATGTTGTAGAGTTTGTCGAAGCGCCAGGCTTAGTAAAATATGGTAATGCCGATGGTGAGGATTTTGAGTTTAATATGATCCTTTGCAAGTCTTCCGTTATAATTAGAGAAAATGGAGCTAGATCTACTTTGGAGGATAAGACTGTACACAGGGCGGCATGCGATGACAAGGATTTTGGCAAAGCCACAGCTGGATCGAAATCCGAATTGGAACAATAA